One genomic window of Candidatus Nitrosopumilus sediminis includes the following:
- a CDS encoding DNA-directed RNA polymerase subunit K, translated as MPDIKEPELIEAPQPEEDIDVEVEENAGLNKALDTYRKLIDRKDLVEPLTEKEQDALEKRIKEIEEREVVEKIEEHEPTEIPCEKNKITIGPPRLTKFEKARIMGARALQLSLGAPPFIPIPKTARISLDISMEELEQRVIPITIRRVLPNGDYQNIPIDYFEK; from the coding sequence TTGCCTGATATTAAAGAACCTGAATTGATTGAAGCTCCACAACCAGAAGAAGATATTGATGTAGAGGTTGAAGAAAATGCAGGACTAAACAAAGCATTAGATACTTATCGAAAATTAATTGACAGAAAAGATCTTGTCGAGCCATTAACTGAAAAAGAACAGGATGCATTAGAAAAAAGAATTAAAGAAATTGAAGAAAGAGAAGTTGTTGAAAAAATAGAGGAGCATGAGCCAACAGAAATTCCTTGTGAAAAAAATAAGATCACTATCGGACCACCTAGGTTAACAAAATTTGAAAAAGCAAGAATTATGGGAGCAAGAGCATTACAATTATCATTGGGGGCACCACCATTTATTCCAATTCCAAAAACGGCACGAATTTCATTAGACATTTCAATGGAAGAGTTAGAGCAAAGAGTAATTCCAATTACAATTAGAAGAGTATTACCAAATGGTGATTACCAAAATATTCCAATTGATTACTTTGAAAAATGA
- a CDS encoding DNA-binding protein: MLMEETTELHGQEQTEKSETTIQIGNYPVMEAALEVLTILGKKTRVILKAKGNSIPNAVAVANIITEKMLNGNSKVEKIKLDTVAAAGIGDMTSTVEIIIVKN; this comes from the coding sequence ATGCTCATGGAAGAGACAACTGAACTGCATGGTCAAGAGCAGACCGAAAAGTCTGAGACTACAATACAAATTGGAAACTATCCGGTAATGGAGGCAGCTCTTGAGGTGTTAACAATTTTAGGTAAAAAAACAAGAGTGATTCTTAAAGCAAAAGGAAACTCAATTCCAAATGCAGTTGCAGTTGCAAATATAATTACAGAGAAAATGCTCAACGGAAATTCTAAAGTCGAGAAAATCAAACTAGATACAGTTGCAGCTGCAGGTATTGGAGATATGACCTCAACTGTAGAAATTATTATAGTAAAAAATTAG
- a CDS encoding transcriptional regulator, with the protein MLLPAEIESKTLIPALRAILAKKLAEDHNIREDEISKMLGVTQAAISNYIRGTRGDPSLIAKLLAEKQVATMIDELSDSLSSDMAYTPSSLSKFIGLCNYIKSSLLICEIHHNLESNIDEQVCKECENMLLKGPGSVY; encoded by the coding sequence ATGCTACTTCCTGCTGAAATCGAATCTAAAACTCTGATACCTGCACTACGAGCAATTCTTGCCAAAAAACTTGCAGAAGATCATAATATTAGAGAAGATGAAATTTCTAAAATGCTTGGAGTTACACAAGCTGCAATTAGTAATTACATTCGTGGAACACGCGGCGACCCTTCGTTAATTGCAAAACTTTTAGCTGAAAAACAAGTTGCAACAATGATTGATGAATTAAGTGATAGCCTCTCATCAGATATGGCATATACCCCATCTAGCCTTTCTAAATTTATTGGACTCTGCAATTACATTAAATCTAGTCTGTTAATTTGTGAAATTCATCATAATCTAGAATCTAATATTGACGAACAAGTTTGTAAAGAATGTGAAAATATGCTTCTTAAAGGCCCCGGAAGCGTTTACTAA
- a CDS encoding asparagine synthase C-terminal domain-containing protein has product MLEEFSEEIYSVLEEACQETKSNVISLSGGVDSSIIAYFLKQRKPKTITVIAEDFVSTDLTYCQMISKEMDLPLTIYNVKTTIILEAIEETIKILKNFNDIEIRNNVVMYLAIKWAKENGENSIITGDGADELFAGYNFLKNKSDEELEREIKRICSVMHFPTQKIGDALGVTVESPFLNEKMISLAEKIPVNLKVKNENGKRYGKWILRKTFEKYIPQKIAWREKSPMQEGSGTVGLTNLFDSIIGEEQFVEKKLTVEKTDGVVIRSRESMHYYEIFKKLFGNPAEPKSDEVCPYCKHHVGKSKFCRMCGAFPI; this is encoded by the coding sequence GTGTTGGAAGAATTTTCTGAGGAAATTTACAGTGTTTTAGAAGAAGCATGTCAAGAAACCAAATCGAATGTAATTTCACTGTCAGGGGGAGTAGATAGTTCAATCATAGCATATTTTCTAAAGCAAAGAAAACCAAAAACTATCACAGTAATTGCAGAGGATTTTGTTTCAACAGATTTGACATATTGCCAAATGATTTCAAAAGAGATGGATTTACCATTAACAATTTACAATGTAAAAACAACTATAATTTTAGAAGCAATAGAAGAAACAATCAAAATTTTAAAAAATTTCAACGATATTGAAATTCGCAATAACGTAGTCATGTATTTGGCAATAAAATGGGCAAAAGAAAACGGAGAAAACTCAATTATCACAGGAGATGGAGCTGATGAATTGTTTGCAGGATACAATTTCCTAAAAAATAAATCAGATGAAGAGTTGGAAAGAGAAATCAAAAGAATTTGTTCTGTGATGCATTTCCCTACACAAAAAATTGGAGATGCATTGGGAGTTACAGTAGAATCGCCTTTTCTTAATGAAAAAATGATTAGCCTGGCTGAGAAAATACCAGTTAATCTCAAAGTTAAAAATGAAAATGGAAAAAGGTATGGAAAATGGATTTTGCGTAAAACATTTGAAAAATACATTCCACAAAAAATTGCATGGAGAGAAAAATCACCAATGCAAGAGGGTTCAGGAACAGTTGGATTAACAAATTTATTTGATTCAATAATAGGTGAAGAGCAATTTGTTGAAAAGAAATTAACAGTTGAAAAAACAGACGGAGTTGTAATCAGAAGTAGAGAATCAATGCATTATTATGAAATTTTCAAGAAACTATTTGGCAATCCAGCAGAACCAAAATCAGATGAAGTTTGCCCATATTGTAAACATCATGTGGGAAAATCAAAATTTTGTAGAATGTGTGGCGCTTTCCCTATCTAG
- a CDS encoding YHS domain-containing protein: MPVDPVCGIELDEELALLHDHDGKKFYFCCNGCRRIFIKKPRKYKNN; this comes from the coding sequence GTGCCAGTAGATCCTGTATGTGGAATTGAACTTGATGAAGAACTAGCATTACTTCATGATCATGATGGAAAGAAATTCTATTTTTGTTGTAATGGATGTAGAAGAATTTTCATCAAAAAACCACGCAAGTACAAAAATAACTAG
- a CDS encoding DUF6659 family protein, translated as MSAKIYDYTKICNSVFTIDPKIRFVGVINERGRLVAGGMKENVEPLESEKDDEMIFMELALRVKMRKEFDKQLGPVNFAMASRERALAISVIINDDILYVVSEPDTDYGSLPKKILKIIQS; from the coding sequence TTGTCTGCTAAAATTTATGATTATACAAAAATTTGTAATTCAGTATTTACAATTGATCCTAAAATTAGATTTGTAGGAGTTATCAACGAACGTGGGCGTTTAGTTGCAGGTGGCATGAAAGAAAATGTTGAGCCTCTGGAAAGTGAAAAAGATGACGAAATGATTTTCATGGAACTTGCACTGCGTGTTAAAATGAGAAAAGAATTTGATAAACAACTTGGACCTGTAAATTTTGCAATGGCTTCTCGTGAACGTGCACTTGCAATAAGCGTGATAATTAATGATGATATTTTATATGTCGTGTCAGAACCTGACACTGATTATGGTTCATTACCGAAAAAAATTCTCAAAATAATTCAATCATAG
- a CDS encoding aldo/keto reductase, whose amino-acid sequence MILGCTSSDGTEKFVVDSGVNQDNFKNFEHLYLSNVGIGTYLGDADAKTDELVTSAVKQSILSGVNVIDTAINYRSQKAERSIGKAISELIEEGKITRNQIFLSSKNGYLTNDADVKLGFWEYVKEEYSKNGVIHEGDVTSGYHCMTIPYLSDQLDRSLKNLNVECIDLMYLHNAVEGQIKDVSKEKFLENLKSVFKLYEQKRKEGKIKFYGMATWECFRVPSDNPQYLSLEDTVNMAKEVGGENHGFKFIQLPYNMNYDQALLAKNQLIGTEHVSIFESAVRLGIGVFTSVPFMQGRLLQPGVMPEFDDLKPSLRALQFIRSTPGVLAPLVGQKSPDHVSENLEIMKIPPLSEDDFLALVKKLTS is encoded by the coding sequence ATGATTTTAGGATGTACTAGCTCTGATGGCACAGAAAAATTCGTCGTAGATTCAGGTGTAAATCAAGACAATTTTAAGAATTTTGAACATCTTTACCTGTCAAATGTCGGTATTGGAACCTATCTGGGAGATGCAGATGCCAAAACTGATGAATTAGTTACAAGTGCAGTAAAACAATCTATTTTATCTGGAGTCAATGTAATAGATACTGCAATCAATTATCGTTCCCAAAAGGCAGAGCGTTCAATAGGAAAGGCAATTTCTGAGTTAATTGAAGAAGGTAAAATTACACGTAACCAAATTTTCCTTAGTTCAAAAAATGGATATCTCACAAATGACGCTGATGTAAAATTGGGTTTTTGGGAATATGTGAAAGAAGAATATTCTAAAAATGGTGTAATTCATGAAGGTGATGTCACTTCTGGGTACCATTGTATGACTATTCCATACCTCTCAGATCAGCTAGATAGGAGCTTGAAAAATCTTAATGTTGAATGCATTGATTTAATGTATCTCCACAATGCTGTTGAAGGACAAATAAAAGATGTCTCAAAAGAAAAATTTTTAGAAAATTTAAAATCTGTTTTCAAATTATATGAACAAAAACGAAAAGAAGGAAAAATCAAATTTTATGGCATGGCAACGTGGGAATGTTTCAGAGTCCCATCTGATAATCCTCAATACCTATCTCTTGAAGACACCGTCAATATGGCAAAAGAAGTGGGTGGAGAAAATCATGGTTTCAAATTTATTCAATTACCCTACAACATGAATTATGATCAGGCTTTACTTGCAAAAAATCAATTAATTGGAACTGAGCATGTATCAATTTTTGAATCTGCAGTTAGATTGGGAATTGGTGTGTTTACCAGTGTTCCTTTCATGCAAGGACGGTTACTGCAACCTGGTGTAATGCCTGAATTTGATGATTTGAAACCATCATTGCGTGCTTTACAATTCATTCGTTCGACTCCTGGTGTTTTGGCTCCTTTAGTGGGTCAGAAATCTCCTGACCATGTATCTGAAAATCTTGAAATCATGAAAATTCCCCCATTATCTGAAGATGATTTTCTTGCACTAGTAAAGAAACTCACTTCATAA
- a CDS encoding prenyltransferase, with protein sequence MLSVWFRVIRVRFLLASVIAVSVGLSLNWWQNSSLDVFDALLTFAGVMALHASVDLLNDFWDFRRGIDTKTKRTKMSGGTGVLPEGLLKPSSVYRAGIAFLILGTVIGGFFVITDGITIAIILAFAILSIYFYSTKIVDSGLGEFFVAVKGSMIVIGTFFIQFGQISIESILAGIVVGSLSSLVLFIASFPDHDADKSKGRKTLVIAVGKQNAAKLFWIFPLISYSAIIIGVATNLFPVLTLISLFGIPLMVKSGFGLRKNYDSIDNLVPYMSSTLMFGRITGALFVIGFLISI encoded by the coding sequence ATGCTATCCGTATGGTTTCGTGTAATACGTGTAAGATTTCTACTTGCATCCGTAATTGCTGTTTCAGTTGGACTATCACTAAATTGGTGGCAAAATTCTTCTTTAGATGTATTTGATGCTCTTTTGACATTTGCTGGTGTAATGGCGCTTCATGCAAGTGTGGATTTGTTAAATGATTTTTGGGATTTCAGAAGAGGTATTGACACTAAAACAAAAAGAACAAAAATGAGTGGTGGCACTGGTGTGCTCCCTGAAGGATTACTCAAACCTTCTTCTGTTTATCGTGCAGGAATTGCATTTCTAATTTTGGGTACTGTTATTGGAGGGTTTTTTGTAATTACCGATGGAATAACTATAGCAATCATATTGGCATTTGCAATTCTATCTATCTATTTCTATTCTACAAAAATTGTCGATTCTGGTTTGGGTGAATTCTTTGTTGCTGTAAAGGGTTCAATGATTGTCATTGGCACTTTTTTCATTCAGTTTGGACAAATATCTATTGAATCAATTCTTGCAGGAATTGTTGTAGGCTCTTTATCTTCTTTAGTTCTTTTTATCGCATCTTTTCCTGATCATGATGCTGATAAATCCAAAGGTAGAAAGACTTTGGTGATTGCAGTTGGCAAACAAAATGCTGCAAAATTATTTTGGATTTTTCCTCTAATATCTTATTCTGCAATAATTATTGGTGTTGCCACAAATCTGTTTCCTGTTCTCACTCTGATTAGCTTATTTGGAATTCCATTGATGGTAAAATCTGGTTTTGGTTTACGGAAAAATTACGATTCGATTGATAATCTTGTCCCATACATGTCATCAACTTTGATGTTTGGTAGAATCACTGGGGCATTATTTGTCATTGGATTTTTAATTTCCATATAA
- a CDS encoding archaellin/type IV pilin N-terminal domain-containing protein, producing MTKLQSKQNKLTSRRAVAPVIATLLLVAIAVVGGSIVFVFSQGFFSSAQISGSPNIESLKFTGYDLSDGTTLLNHDGTSYVSTNDGDGSLTAGENAIVYLQSNSVGKLTLSEVRFGGTVYNYTSSGSPIDGQYEVLTRGPDSILASTSAEIQPGQQVSIILQLDENIKNGRDTQLKLTTANGAVFVGTVIAGQQSG from the coding sequence ATGACAAAACTACAGTCAAAACAAAACAAGTTGACTTCAAGAAGAGCAGTTGCTCCAGTTATAGCAACACTTCTTTTGGTAGCAATCGCAGTAGTTGGTGGAAGTATTGTCTTTGTGTTCTCACAAGGATTCTTTAGTTCTGCTCAAATCAGTGGCTCCCCAAACATCGAATCTCTGAAATTCACTGGGTATGATCTATCTGATGGCACTACTTTGTTGAATCATGATGGTACATCATATGTTTCAACAAACGATGGAGATGGCAGTCTTACAGCTGGTGAAAATGCAATAGTCTATCTACAAAGTAATAGTGTAGGCAAACTCACTCTAAGTGAAGTAAGATTTGGAGGTACTGTATACAACTATACTTCAAGTGGATCTCCTATAGATGGTCAATACGAAGTACTTACAAGAGGACCTGATTCCATTTTGGCATCAACATCTGCAGAAATTCAACCTGGACAACAGGTATCAATAATTCTACAACTTGATGAAAATATCAAGAATGGTAGAGATACACAGTTGAAATTAACAACTGCAAACGGTGCTGTCTTTGTTGGAACTGTTATCGCTGGTCAACAAAGTGGATAA
- a CDS encoding type II/IV secretion system ATPase subunit, with protein MSLKILKNKLSILQKLQSNHKINLKTKNESVKNIPDKIENEIKIPQYMTLSKLDWDSNEIHAGIIKDPTAKGGLRYQVIEPVLSERDQKAFEIIKKLLITELTVSLQDIKTKKDAERRLKKKIASMIKKYRLNIPPKNIAKINYFAIRDFVYLGKIEPLMRDHMIEEISCDGTNIPLYIWHREHESMPTNIIFEKDAELNNFSRKMAYICGKHVSMADPIIDASLPNGSRINLTLGHEITKRGSTFTIRRFRADPITIIDLIKFGTISVDIAAYMWYLAEKKATMLIAGGTASGKTTALNALASFIRPGEKVVSIEDTQELNLPHENWIPAVSRQNFTDTQIGEINQFDLLRAALRQRPDIIIVGETRGREAYTLFQAMATGHGGFSSIHADSVDATLTRLTSSPMDVPKALISNSLDLITLQLKIRVGDKSARRIIQVSEIDGIDEVTGQIKTHEIFKWNPKTDTHEYMGDSVIFKKLKDRDGDSEEKINYELTKRRLALEWMVKNDIRDHKEVTANVMDFYADPERFYERKRLEV; from the coding sequence TTGAGTCTAAAGATTTTAAAAAATAAATTGTCAATATTGCAAAAATTACAGTCAAATCACAAAATCAATCTGAAAACAAAAAATGAGTCTGTAAAAAATATTCCAGACAAGATTGAAAATGAAATTAAAATTCCACAATACATGACACTCTCAAAACTAGATTGGGATAGCAACGAGATACATGCAGGGATTATTAAGGATCCAACAGCAAAGGGAGGGTTACGATATCAGGTGATAGAGCCAGTTCTTTCTGAAAGAGACCAAAAAGCATTTGAAATTATAAAAAAACTCCTCATAACAGAGCTTACAGTTTCATTGCAAGATATTAAAACAAAAAAAGATGCAGAACGTAGATTAAAAAAGAAAATCGCATCAATGATAAAAAAATACAGGTTAAACATCCCCCCAAAAAATATAGCAAAAATCAATTATTTTGCTATCAGGGATTTTGTATATCTTGGAAAAATCGAACCATTGATGAGAGATCATATGATTGAAGAAATTAGTTGTGATGGAACAAACATTCCGTTATACATATGGCATCGAGAACACGAGTCAATGCCAACAAACATCATATTTGAAAAAGATGCAGAACTAAATAATTTTTCAAGAAAGATGGCATATATTTGTGGAAAACATGTTTCGATGGCAGACCCAATTATTGATGCATCATTACCAAATGGAAGTAGAATCAATTTGACATTAGGTCATGAAATTACCAAACGTGGGAGTACATTTACAATTAGAAGATTTAGAGCAGACCCAATTACGATTATTGATTTAATAAAATTTGGAACCATATCAGTGGATATTGCTGCATACATGTGGTATTTAGCTGAAAAGAAAGCAACGATGTTAATTGCAGGAGGCACTGCAAGTGGCAAAACAACTGCATTGAACGCATTGGCCTCATTTATCAGACCAGGGGAAAAAGTAGTAAGCATAGAAGACACACAGGAACTCAATCTACCTCATGAAAATTGGATTCCTGCAGTCTCAAGACAAAATTTTACAGATACTCAAATTGGAGAAATTAATCAATTTGATCTTTTAAGAGCAGCATTAAGGCAACGACCAGACATCATCATAGTAGGAGAAACTAGAGGAAGAGAGGCATACACGTTGTTTCAGGCAATGGCAACAGGCCACGGGGGATTCTCATCAATTCATGCAGATTCAGTAGATGCAACATTAACCAGACTAACATCATCTCCAATGGATGTTCCAAAAGCCTTAATCTCAAATAGTCTTGATTTGATCACACTGCAACTGAAAATCAGAGTGGGTGACAAATCAGCAAGAAGAATCATCCAGGTTTCAGAAATTGATGGTATCGATGAAGTGACAGGACAAATCAAAACTCATGAAATTTTCAAATGGAATCCTAAAACGGACACTCATGAATATATGGGAGACAGTGTTATTTTCAAAAAACTCAAAGATAGAGATGGAGATTCAGAAGAAAAGATCAATTATGAATTGACAAAAAGAAGACTAGCACTAGAATGGATGGTAAAAAACGACATTCGTGATCATAAAGAAGTAACTGCAAATGTAATGGATTTCTATGCAGACCCTGAAAGATTCTATGAAAGAAAGAGACTCGAGGTATAA
- a CDS encoding type II secretion system F family protein codes for MNLVKNKQRKRKQEESVGQIHVYSYKLLNEHVKFLHPKLRTLDKTIKQAMMPIPFEVYVSSMVFFSMIAGVCGGIMGLIASQFINIQPASVGMLLPILSGLMLFGMTFGILQMIPTVKVKNRAAKLVEEIPHFIGYMSTLATSGLTLEGIFKAIAKEETDEDIVKDARFIVRNIDILGMDLISAIKDLIQRTPTGPYSELLEGAIVTVQSGGDLKEYFNATAKVQLEEKKMLMQKTTESLGSVAEIYTILLIVFPLLAVIMLSIMGIMSPSLAGFDLLTLMNILTFAVIPLSGVLMLVMMDTMVPKR; via the coding sequence ATGAATTTAGTTAAAAACAAACAAAGAAAAAGAAAACAAGAAGAATCAGTAGGTCAGATTCATGTTTATAGTTACAAACTGTTAAATGAACATGTAAAATTTTTACATCCTAAATTACGAACACTGGATAAAACAATCAAACAAGCAATGATGCCAATCCCATTTGAAGTATATGTTTCAAGTATGGTTTTCTTCAGTATGATTGCAGGAGTATGTGGAGGAATTATGGGATTAATTGCATCACAGTTTATCAATATTCAGCCGGCAAGTGTAGGGATGCTACTTCCAATATTAAGTGGATTAATGCTGTTTGGAATGACTTTTGGAATATTACAGATGATACCAACTGTCAAAGTAAAAAACAGAGCAGCAAAACTCGTTGAGGAAATCCCTCATTTTATTGGATATATGTCAACGCTGGCAACCAGTGGCTTGACATTGGAGGGGATTTTCAAAGCCATAGCGAAAGAAGAAACAGATGAAGACATCGTTAAAGATGCAAGATTCATCGTAAGAAATATCGATATTCTAGGCATGGATTTGATTAGTGCCATAAAAGATTTGATTCAGAGGACACCTACAGGACCATACTCAGAATTACTTGAAGGAGCAATAGTTACAGTTCAATCAGGAGGAGATCTCAAAGAATATTTCAATGCAACTGCAAAAGTTCAGCTTGAAGAAAAGAAGATGTTAATGCAAAAAACTACAGAATCATTAGGTAGTGTTGCAGAAATTTATACTATTTTACTAATTGTTTTTCCATTGCTTGCAGTAATCATGTTATCAATCATGGGAATTATGAGTCCTAGTCTTGCAGGATTTGATTTGTTAACACTGATGAATATTCTAACTTTTGCAGTAATTCCGCTTAGCGGAGTACTGATGTTAGTTATGATGGACACCATGGTGCCAAAGAGGTAA
- a CDS encoding type II secretion system F family protein, which translates to MKMEIMEKKQKKKPESKLEPRQSILKNEILKTLAFSLIASISVLSMSFYFSEFSNSTTIRDVGLIFGILVGIIPLTIHQLKEVQRRDSIDRNLPVFLLALLSSVQSGANLIKAIEQAGDRNLGALTPELKNLRANISWGTPIEEAFENFATRTGTRVARRVTVLLEMAMKIGGDVSENLEMIQKHVSEMQNIEKSRKSALAPYTYTIYISFGVFLAVAVLLTTSFFTEIEKVQDGLLASGSGTEGLFGSLASMEIEKLESALFNMAIIEAVFGGLAAGKIGAGSYVAGTKHVVAMIVIAVIAFNIPM; encoded by the coding sequence ATGAAAATGGAAATAATGGAGAAAAAACAAAAGAAAAAGCCAGAGTCGAAATTAGAACCAAGACAATCAATTTTAAAAAATGAGATCCTCAAGACACTAGCATTCTCATTAATTGCATCGATAAGTGTTCTGTCAATGAGTTTCTATTTTTCAGAATTTTCAAATTCCACAACAATCAGGGATGTAGGACTAATCTTTGGAATTCTAGTAGGGATTATTCCATTAACAATTCACCAACTAAAAGAAGTCCAAAGGAGAGACAGTATTGATAGAAATTTGCCAGTATTCCTACTTGCATTACTAAGTTCAGTTCAGAGTGGGGCCAATTTGATCAAAGCCATAGAACAAGCAGGAGATAGAAATCTTGGGGCATTGACTCCAGAATTAAAAAATCTTAGAGCAAACATAAGCTGGGGAACCCCAATCGAAGAAGCTTTTGAAAACTTTGCAACAAGGACAGGGACCAGAGTTGCAAGACGTGTTACTGTATTGTTAGAAATGGCAATGAAGATAGGAGGAGATGTATCAGAAAATTTAGAGATGATCCAAAAGCACGTATCTGAAATGCAAAATATTGAAAAAAGTAGAAAATCTGCTTTGGCCCCATATACTTATACAATTTACATTTCATTTGGAGTATTTTTGGCAGTAGCTGTATTGCTTACTACCAGTTTTTTCACCGAAATAGAAAAGGTTCAGGACGGATTACTTGCATCTGGAAGTGGCACTGAAGGATTATTTGGATCCCTTGCAAGCATGGAAATTGAAAAATTAGAATCAGCATTGTTTAATATGGCAATAATAGAGGCAGTTTTTGGTGGACTGGCGGCGGGAAAAATTGGTGCAGGCTCATATGTTGCAGGTACAAAACATGTTGTAGCAATGATTGTAATAGCAGTAATTGCATTTAACATTCCAATGTAG
- a CDS encoding TrmB family transcriptional regulator, with the protein MISYQEQVSGIASELEDILDLDDLEAKVYLNLLRAGPITASALAKELDIDRARMYRTVDKLVSRNIISTTLSSPKLCIAADPHDALKIALGKKEDEVNKIKKSGEAIIDKINNEISTNQNSTVPTFRVVQGRQNIYADISHVIENSTGIIYIATTLDDVSRMYHSTIPEKITLCEKNGGKVRLLVDMDDPKLAPFVKRFNATETRIGKLPSKGRIIVQQEKKMIMSDSAASFQNSNSDSDFSLCTNSSEMVDNIFTLCTFLWDTSKPLKTLDVKNFVKKMK; encoded by the coding sequence ATGATTTCATATCAAGAACAGGTAAGCGGAATTGCGTCGGAACTAGAAGATATTTTAGATTTGGATGATTTAGAAGCCAAAGTTTATCTTAATTTGCTAAGGGCAGGCCCAATTACAGCAAGTGCCCTAGCAAAAGAACTTGATATAGACAGAGCAAGAATGTACAGAACGGTAGACAAGCTAGTAAGTAGAAATATTATTTCTACAACATTATCCAGTCCCAAATTATGTATTGCCGCAGATCCTCACGATGCATTAAAAATTGCACTAGGCAAAAAAGAAGACGAAGTAAACAAAATCAAAAAGTCAGGGGAGGCAATTATTGATAAAATCAATAATGAAATCAGTACCAATCAAAACAGCACAGTGCCAACATTCAGAGTAGTTCAGGGCCGTCAGAATATTTATGCAGATATTTCACATGTAATTGAAAATTCTACAGGAATCATCTACATCGCTACAACCCTCGATGATGTTTCAAGAATGTATCACAGTACAATACCTGAAAAAATCACCCTTTGTGAAAAGAATGGTGGCAAAGTGAGATTACTTGTAGACATGGATGATCCTAAACTTGCACCTTTTGTTAAAAGATTCAATGCTACTGAAACAAGAATTGGAAAGCTTCCATCTAAAGGAAGAATAATAGTTCAACAAGAGAAAAAAATGATTATGTCAGATTCTGCAGCATCATTCCAAAACTCAAACTCAGACTCTGACTTTTCATTATGTACAAACTCATCAGAGATGGTAGATAATATTTTTACACTATGTACATTTTTGTGGGATACATCAAAGCCATTAAAAACATTAGATGTTAAAAATTTTGTAAAGAAAATGAAATAA
- a CDS encoding HEAT repeat domain-containing protein: MAIEIYDENNLRDLPEAQRFSMCERIIKNDSDESKRWDAVWLIGELAENRDPEDPMFIKSADLMEWVLKNDDNGVVKHEACYQIAGRNMRSKIPALVESALNDKSILTKHEAIESLGLMRAFDAIDLIRDAEIDPSIDVRETARFVIKRLQRLQNQGEYKPAEIL, from the coding sequence ATGGCAATAGAAATCTACGACGAAAACAATCTAAGAGACCTACCAGAAGCCCAAAGGTTTTCCATGTGTGAACGTATCATAAAAAATGATAGTGATGAGTCAAAACGATGGGATGCAGTTTGGCTTATTGGAGAACTAGCTGAAAACAGAGATCCAGAAGATCCAATGTTCATAAAATCTGCAGATTTGATGGAGTGGGTATTGAAAAATGATGACAATGGAGTAGTTAAACATGAAGCATGTTATCAGATTGCTGGAAGGAATATGAGATCAAAGATCCCAGCTCTTGTAGAATCGGCACTAAATGACAAAAGCATTCTCACAAAACACGAGGCAATTGAATCCCTTGGCCTAATGAGAGCATTTGATGCAATTGATTTGATTAGAGATGCCGAAATTGATCCAAGTATCGACGTTAGAGAAACAGCAAGATTCGTAATCAAAAGATTGCAAAGATTGCAAAATCAAGGCGAATACAAACCAGCTGAGATTCTCTAA